From the Mesorhizobium sp. L-2-11 genome, the window TATCGGACTTGATCGCAAAATGGATAAGCATAATTGCGGCAATTTTAGGTGGATTTATCTGGCTTAATACTTATGTCGATAGCAAGAGAGATGAAATATCAGGGCGCCAGCAGGAGAGCATAAAGTTCTTCAGAGAATATAACAGCCCCGAATCATTGAAGCTTAGGCAGGAGTTTTTTGACGTGAAGCTAGCGACCCGTAGCGAAGTTGATCAAAAACTTTCATCGCTTAGAGGGGATACGAATGCGGCGATGGCACAAGCGGAGCACTTGATCCGCAGCACCGCGATGAAGATCATCATAGATCAAAAAAAAGGCTTCGATATGCGAAGGCTGATTGAAATGTTCGACCAGGTTGAAGCCTGTGTCGACCTCAATGTCTGCGACAGGGATGTAATTTATCGGTTCTTCAATGCAGATGCCTACGAAATTCGATATATTCTCATGGACTTCATAGATCAAATCAAACTTACCCGCCCTGGTTTTGGCAAAGGAATCGATGCGCTCTCCTACAAACCGAAAGATTGAGGTGCATCATAATACTTGCGCCACTCTTGCACTTGACCTACACTTTGTGTCTGCTTTCTGCTCCTCGCGTGCCTTGCGAAGCGGAGAAGGGTATGGCAGCGTGGGGGCGCGATGGCTGAGGTGTCGCTTGAACGGCCGGTCGAAGATGCTACCGCGCCCGATGATTTGGACGCTTCGCCTGTCGACAAACTCGTGATGATTATCCGCCACGCCGAAAAGCCGCTTCCGGATCGGCCGGATGCCGGGGTGACTGAACTCGGCGAGGAAGACGACAAATCCCTTACGGTCCGTGGGTGGCAGCGCGCTGGGGCTTTGGCCTGCCTCTTTTGCAGTCCGCCGACCCCGCTTCATATTCCGAAATCAATTGTCGCCTCGGCGCCTGTCAAACAGGACGGCAGCGGCACCCGCAATCTGCGGCCGACACAGACGATTTCGCCGCTCGCCTTGCGTCTGCAGATCGAACCTGACACCCGCTTTTCAAAAGGCCAGGTGGACCTCGCTGGCCCCCTGATTGCCATGCAAGGCTCGCCGACACTAGTGTGCTGGCAGCACGAATCCATCCCCCGTCTCGCCGCCGCCATTGTCAAACGCGGCGGCGTCGCGCCACGCCTGTGGGATCACGAGGATTACGACAGCATCTGGATGCTTGGCTATTCCGCGTCCTCGGCTAGGTGGGTATTCATGCGCGCCCGCCAGGGTTTGCTCCTCGGGGACAAGAGATGACGCAGCCCGTTGCCGACGCCAGACCGGAAAAATCCTGCCCGAGGTGCCAGAGCACGATAGCCAAGGCAGCGGTGGTTTGCCCAGTCTGTCAGTCCGACATTGCGGAGCAGAAACAGAATGGCTTCGTAACTTTTGCGAGATTCCTCAAAGACTGGATCGGATTCCCGACCGCCGTCGTCGCGGCGGTGGCCCTCATCGGACCGGCAACCAACGCTGTTCTCGCCTATCGCGGCAAAGACGGCGCTACCCTTACGCTGAAATATGTTGGACAGAACATCGTCAACATCGGCCTCGACGACACCCCAGTTACAGAGCAGCCGAACGAAGTCTTCGCTTACATCCCCTATGTGCGGCAGGTTCTGGTGAACAGCGGGCTGTCGCCAGCCACTATCCAGACCGCATTTACCTGCTATCGCAGTGAGAACGGCGTGGGACAATTCGTCGGGAACTTCTATTTCATAGATCTGCGAATGCAGAAGAGACTCGCTGATGACCCCAAACTGGGCCCGGGGGAGTCGGTTCTGGTCGATATCGTGGTACGAGACATTTCTCCGATTGACACTACCGTGATGACTTTTCCGGCGTCAGACACCTGTACGCTTCCGTATACGGACAAGTACGGCACCCATACATTCAGCTTCCCTGCGGCGCTCGAGAGCGGGACCCCTTCCCTGTTCAGCCTCGATGCCCCTGAAGATAGAAGGGTAGCTTTACGAGAAAAGTTCTGCCCGAACATGGTCAGGGGGCTGCACCTGGGATCTGAGTCGGTCGACTGCGTCGACGACTCCCATGTCTTCGCGATCGAGCCGGTCTACCTTTGGCAGGACGGCCTCCAGCGGGTCCTCCGACAGTCCGGTGGCTTTCACCAGATCACGCAAGGCGGGGCGACACGCGCTCCGGGATTGGTGCTGACCGGCTGTTCTGCACCCAACTGCTCGCAGCAAGAACAAGAGATGCGGCAGGCGCTCCGGTCGTTCACGCCTGCAGTGGCTGTGTGGCTATGCCCTCCCGAAGTCGACGGCCCTAATGCGCCGGCGACAATCGATTTCAAAAAAGATTGTCCGCCAGTCGAGTTTTCTGCGGCACCGCCGTGAATGTGCCTGCCGTGATCTTCATGCCGCGACAGAATCACCGTCCCCAGGCCCTCACGGACGAACGCGGATGTTCGTCTTCCCCGAGCGTCGCTCGGTCGGGTTGAAGGCGGAAACGGCATCGTCGAGGGTCGAGATGTTGCCGATGTTCGTCCGCAGTCGTCCGTCCCGCACCCGCTGGACGATCTCACCCAGTTGAGCACGATCGGACTCGACAACGAAGTCGACCGCCAGGCCATTGACGGGCCGCGCGTCGGGCGGCCCGACGCGCGGTCACCAGTGTCCCTCCGGCTCGAACCAGGCCTGCGGACCGCTTCTGGATGTCGCCGCCGACGCCACAACATGCATTTTGAGCCCGTACTCGATGTTCCAGGTCTTCGGGACGTCGCCCGGAAATCGAGATGCCGAGGTTGCTTGGGAATTCGGCGCCCTTGTCGGTTCGGGGTGGGCCAGCATGGATGACTTCCGGCCCGGGGCCCGGCGCAGGCAGACGTTTCTGATTGCACCGAAGGAACGTCTGACGCGCGGATACTGCGGCACAGACTGGACTTGTTGGAACCCGACGTCTCCGATTTTTTCCGCTTCATAGACGTTAATGAGAGGCATCCGTTCTCCGGGACCGGCAACCTCATGAAGTTTGCCGAAGGTCTCGTCCGAATTGATGTCCAGAACCAGGTCATCGTGCTCCTGGACAACGACGCGGAAGGCGTTGATGTCCGCCAGAAATTGCTGAGACTGGGCATGCCCAGCAACATGCGGGCCATGGTGCTGCCTGACGACGAGTCCTTCAGGAAGTTCCCCACGAAGGGACATGACGGAAGTTCGAGAGCGACATCAACGGCCGCGCGGCTGCAATCGAATGCTACCTGGACCTCAATCTTCTAGGCCGCCCCCCGGCGCATGTCATGTGGAGCAATTTCAAAAAAGACGTCGGGAGCTGGCAGGGCGCGCTCGAGCACAAAGAGTCGTATGTGGACGGTTTTCTCGAGTTGAAACGCGAAACCCACAAAGACTACGTTACGACCTGACAAAAATTTCAAAAGTATTGCGTTGCCTGATTGAAGAGGCCACGAGCCTCAGTTGCACATCGGTATAGCCGCGCTGACCATCCAGGGAATTACGAGCCGGCCCCACTGGGGTTAGACCTCACCAATAGTTCTTGTGCTTAACTTGACGGACAGCTGGATCTTTCTGAGAGACACTACTATTTTGTACGTTAATCCCGGGGCAGTGCAAGAATGAAGGCGTTTTTCGCGTATCCATCATCCGAACGAGACGTGATTGAGGCGATCCACTCGGCCAAGCAGTCACTTAGCCAATCACGGCGGGATCTCGAGGTCACCCTGTGGCAGGAAAACGACATTTCTGGCCGACCACTGACGGACCCGATTTTCGAGGCGATTTCCGAGTCGGACATGCTTTTCGCCGACGTGACGACCATGAACTTCAACGTCACGTTTGAGATCGCATACGCCATAGGGCTCGGGAAGCGCGTGCATCTGGTCCGAGACCAGAACATCGCCCGCGAGGCGTCCCTGATTACGAAAATCGGCATCTTCGACACTTTGGGCTTCACCACCTACTCGGAAGGCCATGGTCTCGCCAGGATCCTTCAAGGCGCCACGCCAGAGAACCCCTTACCCCTCAAGGTTGAACCAAACAAAAAAGCGCCCGTCTATATCTTGAACACCCCCACGTCCAACGCGCCGATGCTGGCGATAGGCGCCAGGGTTAAAAAATCCCGCCTCGGCTTCCGGAGCTTTATACCGCAAGAGGAAATCAGGATGTCGGCGAGCAAGGCCGTAGTCGACATCTCGGCCTGCATGGGCGTCATCGTACCGCTGTTGCAGCCTAGTTTCGTCGACGCCGACATCCACAACGTGCGCGCGGCATTCATCGCCGGTCTCGCGTTTGGGCTGGGCAAGGTGACCCTGATCCTGCAGCCGCCCGACGGACCCGCGCCGCTCGACGTCCGGGACATGGTCAAGACGTTCTCCCATGCCGAGGACATCGCGGAGTTCATCAATGAGTTTGCCCTCGACGTGACCGAGCGAATGCAGGCCGACGACCCCCTTGCCGTGCCGAAAGGCTCATTTCTATCGGAACTGTCGATAGGAGATGCCGTTGCTGAGAACGAGTTCCAGACCCTGGCCAGATACTACCTGAGGACGGATCAGTACGGCCGGGCTTCCCGTGGCGAGGTCAACCTTGTGGTCGGGCGAAAGGGGGCTGGAAAGACGGCGCTTTTCTCCCAGCTTCGAAATGAGAAGCGCGCCAAGGTTCAGAACATCGTGGTTGACCTCAAGCCCGAGGGCTACCAGCTCATCCGTCTCAAGGAGGACGTCCTCGACTACCTGGCCGAGGGCGCTCGAACACACTTGATCACTGCTTTGTTCGAGTATGTTCTCTACCTGGAGATTTGCTACAAGGTCCTCGAGAAGGACAAGACCAAATATATGCGGGACGGCAGGCTCTACGACCCTTATCTGGCCCTGCAAAAAGCCTACGAGTCGGGCGACGCCAGCGAGGGGGACTTTTCCGAGCGGCTGCAAGCGCTCTCCCGGTCTCTCGTCGAGGGCTTCAAGCGCACTTACGGGCAGTCAGACCGGGAACAGCGGCTGACGTCGGCCCAGGTTACGGAGCTTGTTTACAAGCACAATATCAAAGATGTGCGCGAAGCGCTCTCGGCGTATCTCGAGTTCAAGGACAGCGTGTGGGTCCTCTTCGACAATCTCGACAAGGGGTGGTCGGCGCACGGGCTGAACGACGAGGACGTCACAATCCTCCGAGCTTTGATAGACGCGGCGCGTAAGATCCAGCGCCAAATGCAATCGGACGAGCACGACTTCCATTGTGTTGTCTTCGTGCGAAACGACGTCTACCAGCTCCTCGTCGAAGCGTCTGCCGACTATGGCAAAGAGAGCCGCGCGGTGCTCGATTGGACCGAGCCCGACGTGCTGCGTGAGATGTTGCGCCGCCGGCTCATATCCGGCCTCTTTCCGCCCAAAACCCCTTTCGAGAAGGTGTGGTCGAGTGTCGCCATCAGCCACTACAGAGGCGAGGAGACGTCGAGCTTTCTGATTGAGCGGTCGCTGATGCGGCCGCGCAATCTAATCAAGCTTATCAGCCATTGCCGCGGTTTCGCTGTCGGGCTTGGGCACGAGAAGATCGAGCAGGACGACATCGAAAAGGGCCTCAGGAGCTATTCCTTGGACCTCATCACCGACGCGGACCAGGAGCTCACTGACATTCTCGGCGCTGACACCACGCTGATCTACCACTTCATCGGGGAAGGAGAGAGCTTCAGCCGCGACCAGCTTGAGAAGATATGCCGTGGAGCCGAGATCGCACCTGAGAAAATCGAGAGCGTGATTGAGTTCCTTCTTTACTACGGCTTCATGGGTATCCACCACACCGAGAGAACGACGTATATCTTCAATGTGAACTACGACATGAAGCACTTGAAGGTTCTAGAGAAAAAGGCGGGCGCGAATGTGACCTACACGCTTAGCCCGGCTTTCCATGCCGGATTGAATTGAAGTTTGGACGTCTGGCGGGATTGCTTCCCAAGTGAACCTTCGATGGGGGGCGGACAGTCCCGCGTCCCGGCTATACGCTAGGGGCCCTGACGAAACGCTGGCGTTCCGAAACAAGATGACGGTCAGCGAGGACCAAGCAGAAGTGTTCAAAGCCTGACCACTATTTCAGCCTAGCGCCGGCGGGCCCTTCCCGGCTGCTGAGATGCTTCACGAGTCGTCGTTCTACAGCGCTGCCCTGCCGCCCATTAGATGTCTGCCCCCTCTGCTGAACGTCCACCTACTGATTGCTGCGGCAAATAGCTGACTGACCGCTTACGTGAAGGGTTTCGGGCGCCGGCAGGCGTACGAAAGTCCCCGAGGAAGGAACCCGCGGGCCACAGGCGATGGCTATGGGGATTTCGGATTTCGGCCGATGTCAGCGATGGCGCGACCGCCGTCGAGGAGCGGCGGGATTGATGCACACGGACCGCCTTGTCTTCCGGCCGTGCGGCATCGTCGGCTCGGTGCGCG encodes:
- a CDS encoding HEPN/Toprim-associated domain-containing protein, which gives rise to MFQVFGTSPGNRDAEVAWEFGALVGSGWASMDDFRPGARRRQTFLIAPKERLTRGYCGTDWTCWNPTSPIFSAS
- a CDS encoding P-loop ATPase, Sll1717 family; amino-acid sequence: MKAFFAYPSSERDVIEAIHSAKQSLSQSRRDLEVTLWQENDISGRPLTDPIFEAISESDMLFADVTTMNFNVTFEIAYAIGLGKRVHLVRDQNIAREASLITKIGIFDTLGFTTYSEGHGLARILQGATPENPLPLKVEPNKKAPVYILNTPTSNAPMLAIGARVKKSRLGFRSFIPQEEIRMSASKAVVDISACMGVIVPLLQPSFVDADIHNVRAAFIAGLAFGLGKVTLILQPPDGPAPLDVRDMVKTFSHAEDIAEFINEFALDVTERMQADDPLAVPKGSFLSELSIGDAVAENEFQTLARYYLRTDQYGRASRGEVNLVVGRKGAGKTALFSQLRNEKRAKVQNIVVDLKPEGYQLIRLKEDVLDYLAEGARTHLITALFEYVLYLEICYKVLEKDKTKYMRDGRLYDPYLALQKAYESGDASEGDFSERLQALSRSLVEGFKRTYGQSDREQRLTSAQVTELVYKHNIKDVREALSAYLEFKDSVWVLFDNLDKGWSAHGLNDEDVTILRALIDAARKIQRQMQSDEHDFHCVVFVRNDVYQLLVEASADYGKESRAVLDWTEPDVLREMLRRRLISGLFPPKTPFEKVWSSVAISHYRGEETSSFLIERSLMRPRNLIKLISHCRGFAVGLGHEKIEQDDIEKGLRSYSLDLITDADQELTDILGADTTLIYHFIGEGESFSRDQLEKICRGAEIAPEKIESVIEFLLYYGFMGIHHTERTTYIFNVNYDMKHLKVLEKKAGANVTYTLSPAFHAGLN